The following are encoded together in the Methylomonas methanica MC09 genome:
- the xrtM gene encoding exosortase family protein XrtM, whose product MNIRFYAIDNFPINRLLKSFFFPLGFLVISLTLDSLYLGINDLSLKQFYLNHLAYASANFINFITPGENVAVYQNSISSGKVNLEIARTCSGSTTLFLLMAAILVFYGSVWHKVSGIVFSVLLVSFLNHIRIVSLYFSLAYNPDFFSLIHLYIAPTLTIICCCLFFTWWAFWAIGSTHE is encoded by the coding sequence ATGAATATTCGTTTCTACGCTATAGACAACTTTCCTATCAACAGGTTATTGAAAAGCTTTTTTTTTCCACTGGGATTTTTGGTAATTTCACTGACCCTTGATAGTCTCTACTTAGGCATAAACGATCTCAGTCTGAAGCAGTTTTATCTAAACCATCTGGCATATGCCAGTGCAAACTTCATTAATTTTATAACACCGGGAGAAAACGTCGCCGTTTACCAAAATTCAATATCTTCCGGTAAAGTGAATCTGGAAATAGCGCGAACCTGCTCCGGAAGCACCACATTATTTTTATTAATGGCGGCAATATTAGTTTTTTATGGATCGGTTTGGCATAAAGTATCAGGCATTGTTTTTAGCGTGTTACTGGTATCGTTTCTCAATCATATCAGGATTGTATCGCTATACTTTTCTTTGGCGTATAACCCGGATTTTTTTTCGTTGATCCATCTTTACATAGCGCCAACACTCACTATTATTTGTTGCTGCTTATTTTTTACATGGTGGGCATTTTGGGCGATAGGATCCACGCATGAGTGA
- a CDS encoding putative Ig domain-containing protein: MQDTATAIEALADAGVTNGPAFAAGVAWLQSHQAYSIDALSRQIIALSKAGRDTASLVTRLINWRNDSTFSWGAYDHYSGSSPDTAMALEAIKQTGTAYNQEGSAVCFILNQQNADHGWSYIKSDDTPQTSQIISTASNLIALNRYNGYSIDCTDDQINNSVAVGNYINTGIAWLKAQQKLPGGGFGQGSAGTVLETSLAYRALVAVLGADDSVAVSAQNFLVAQQQADGNWGDKDTLATTLTLAALPSTTLADNDKDGLPDGVETPELLGTNPNLADSRTLIKGNGMETAGTTTAMILAQATLNQPYSTTLAGNGGTQPYTWSVISGSLPDGLTLNGTTGQISGTPTQRGAFNFVYRVAAADLQISVAGQIYVNAPIQVPDMPGWAALLLAAALIAAMKHIKRHTKTFTA, encoded by the coding sequence ATGCAAGATACCGCAACGGCTATCGAAGCCTTGGCCGACGCCGGCGTCACCAACGGACCGGCGTTTGCCGCAGGGGTAGCCTGGTTGCAAAGTCACCAAGCTTATAGCATCGATGCGTTATCCAGGCAGATTATTGCACTGTCTAAAGCCGGGAGGGACACCGCTAGTCTGGTCACGCGACTCATTAACTGGCGCAACGATTCCACTTTCAGTTGGGGCGCGTACGATCATTACAGCGGCAGTTCCCCTGATACCGCTATGGCATTGGAGGCAATTAAGCAGACAGGAACCGCTTACAACCAAGAAGGTAGTGCTGTCTGTTTTATATTAAATCAGCAAAATGCCGATCATGGGTGGTCTTACATAAAATCCGATGACACCCCTCAAACCAGTCAAATTATCTCGACAGCTTCAAATTTAATCGCGCTCAATCGTTATAACGGTTACTCCATAGACTGTACCGATGATCAAATCAACAACTCCGTAGCTGTAGGAAATTATATCAATACCGGAATTGCTTGGCTTAAAGCGCAACAGAAACTACCCGGCGGCGGTTTTGGCCAAGGCTCTGCTGGTACGGTACTGGAAACCTCGTTAGCGTATCGAGCGCTGGTGGCAGTGCTTGGGGCCGATGATTCCGTCGCGGTAAGTGCCCAAAACTTTCTAGTCGCCCAGCAGCAAGCCGACGGCAATTGGGGCGACAAGGATACGTTGGCGACTACCCTGACCTTGGCTGCATTGCCAAGCACCACCTTGGCGGATAACGACAAGGACGGACTCCCCGATGGCGTGGAAACGCCGGAGTTGCTGGGCACCAATCCCAATCTTGCCGACAGTCGAACCTTGATCAAAGGCAACGGCATGGAGACCGCTGGCACGACTACGGCCATGATATTGGCCCAGGCTACTCTGAATCAGCCCTATAGCACGACATTGGCCGGTAACGGCGGTACCCAGCCTTACACATGGTCGGTGATCTCCGGCAGCCTGCCGGACGGTCTTACTCTGAACGGGACCACCGGCCAGATCAGCGGTACACCGACTCAGCGCGGTGCATTCAACTTCGTTTATCGGGTTGCGGCGGCGGACCTGCAAATCAGCGTCGCAGGTCAAATCTACGTAAACGCGCCGATCCAGGTGCCGGATATGCCGGGTTGGGCGGCATTGCTACTGGCCGCTGCACTGATCGCCGCCATGAAACACATTAAACGTCACACTAAAACGTTCACTGCTTAA